From one Triticum urartu cultivar G1812 chromosome 3, Tu2.1, whole genome shotgun sequence genomic stretch:
- the LOC125546805 gene encoding vegetative cell wall protein gp1-like — protein sequence MSSGTPMEFGEHRLETRARDTDLSMVYTIDLAVVDDYTNSVEQFLAGDKYKVVGIDLQQKKCHCPPIPPHLHLHPVPHTPNPCSHHPPPPTWRRPASSSRPAQPSSHPAPPRLLPPGAAPPPPTPSSPASSSSRPARLSSHPAQPCLLLLPPGTALLPPDATPPPPPARRRPASSSSSPARPSFHLEPPRLLLSAGAPPIRNVALVFSTTMSVCVCVCVCVCSQRAPSSASDFGYVRIHCCAV from the exons ATGTCCAGCGGcactccaatggagttcggcgagcatagacTGGAGACCCGCGCGAGGGACACGGATCTCTCaatggtgtacaccatcgacctgGCCGTGGTGGATGACTACACCAACAGCGTTGAGCAGTTTCTTGCTGGAGACAAGTataaggtggtcggcatcgacctcca ACAAAAAAAATGCCACTGCCCACCCATCCCAccccacctccacctccaccccGTCCCGCACACCCCAAATCCCTGCAGCCACCACCCGCCTCCTCCCACCTGGCGCCGCCCCGCTTCCTCCTCCCGCCCGGCGCAGCCCTCCTCCCACCCGGCACCGCCCCGCCTCCTCCcacccggcgccgccccgcctcctCCGACGCCGTCATcgcccgcctcctcctcctcccgcccggCGCGGCTCTCCTCCCACCCGGCGCAGCCCTGCCTCCTCCTTCTCCCGCCCGGCACGGCCCTCCTCCCACCCGACGCCaccccgcctcctcctcccgcccggcgccgccccgcctcATCCTCCTCCAGCCCGGCGCGGCCCTCCTTCCACCTGGAGCCGCCTCGCCTCCTCCTCTCGGCTGGCGCGCCTCCGATCCGCAATGTCGCCCTCGTTTTTTCTACTACtatgagtgtgtgtgtgtgcgtgtgtgtgtgtgtgtgcagtCAACGGGCCCCCTCCTCTGCTTCAG ATTTTGGATATGTGCGGATTCATTGTTGTGCAGTATAG